The proteins below are encoded in one region of Patescibacteria group bacterium:
- a CDS encoding thymidylate kinase → MRGKFIVIEGTDGSGKGTQTALLAQRIKKSGHDIETIAFPRHGELSAKLVDLYLNGFFGDATKVDPRFVSSFYAIDRLLNKERIEDWLNYGRVVIGDRYTTSNIGHQGAKVDDPEERERLFNWVYKMEFEEMGLPQPDLMLFLHIPTPIAMQLIEKKKQREYIKSSNKDAHEGSESHLRGAETSYLHAAKLFKWEVIECVKDDKLLSIEEVNDKIWDKVSQILPFKKQSKIKM, encoded by the coding sequence ATGCGCGGAAAATTTATCGTCATTGAAGGCACGGATGGTTCGGGTAAGGGGACGCAGACCGCTCTTTTGGCGCAACGTATAAAAAAATCAGGCCATGACATAGAAACCATTGCTTTTCCCAGACACGGAGAGCTATCGGCTAAATTAGTTGATTTATATTTGAATGGATTTTTTGGAGATGCGACTAAAGTTGACCCCCGTTTTGTTTCTTCTTTTTACGCCATTGATCGTTTATTAAATAAAGAGAGAATCGAAGATTGGCTGAATTATGGCCGAGTAGTTATTGGCGATCGCTATACGACTTCAAATATTGGCCACCAGGGCGCCAAGGTAGATGATCCGGAAGAGCGGGAAAGACTTTTTAATTGGGTTTATAAAATGGAATTTGAAGAAATGGGCTTGCCTCAACCGGATTTAATGTTGTTTTTACATATTCCTACGCCCATTGCAATGCAGTTGATCGAAAAGAAAAAACAGCGCGAATATATTAAATCGAGCAATAAAGACGCCCATGAAGGCAGTGAATCGCACCTTAGAGGCGCTGAAACGTCGTATCTTCACGCGGCTAAATTGTTTAAGTGGGAAGTAATAGAGTGCGTCAAAGATGATAAGCTATTAAGCATAGAAGAAGTTAACGATAAAATTTGGGACAAGGTTTCACAGATTTTGCCTTTTAAAAAGCAATCAAAAATAAAAATGTAA